The nucleotide window CCGCAAGACCCGGATCATGCCTCCCTACCTGGGCGGCGCAAACTCCTCGGTCGACGGCACCTATGTCGGTCCCATGAACGGCGATGTCCCGTTCTCTGCGGGCAACATGTATCTGGGCGAGCTGTTCGCTGAAGGAAAGCTCACGCCCATCTGCAACGCACTGGCGGTCGCATTGATCGTCCTCATGCTGGGAGGGGCGCTCTAATGGATACGCTTATTCTCGTCATCATCGGTCTTGTGGCCGGTCCGATTCTCGGCGGCCTGATCGCCGGTCTGGACCGTCGCGTCACCGCCTGGTTCCAGTCCCGTCAGGGTCCGCCGATCATGCAGGCCTTCTATGATGTGGCCAAGCTGCTCGGCAAGGAAAAGATGGTCGTCAACCAGTGGCAGATCCTCTGCGCCTGGGTGTACCTCATCGCCGCCGCCACCTCGGTGGCCCTGTTCTTCGCCCAGGGCGACCTGCTGCTCATCTTCTTCGTTCAGGCCGTGGGCGCGGTCTTCCTGGTCATGGGCGCCATGGCCGCCAAGTCCCCGTACTCCCAGGTGGGCGCACAGCGCGAGCTGATGCAGATTCTGGCCTACGAGCCGGTCCTGATTCTGGTCTTCGTCGGCTTCTACCTGGTCACCGGCTCCTTCTCCATCGAGGCCGTCTGGTCCCAGGAGATGCCGCTGCTGGCCAAGATGCCTCTCCTGTACCTGGCCCTGGGCTACGCCCTGACCATCAAGTTGCGGAAGTCGCCGTTCGACTTCTCCACCTCCCATCACGGCCATCAGGAACTGGTCAAGGGCGTGCTCACCGAGTACTCCGGCCCCTACCTGGCCCTGATCGAGATCGCCCACTGGTACGAGACCATCCTGGTGCTCGGCCTGTGCGCGCTCTTCTGGCACACCAACGTGGCCTGGATGGCGGTGCTCCTGGTCGCCACCTACATGCTCGAAATCCTGGTGGACAACACCATGGCCCGCATGACCTGGCGCTGGATGCTCAAGCGTGTCTGGGTGCTCGGCATGGGCATGTCCGTCGTTAACCTCATCTGGCTGTACGCGGGGTAAATATGTTCGGTTCATTCATCAAAAAATCTCGCGCCAAGTCTCCGTGGATCATGCATTTCGACTGCGGAAGCTGCAACGGCTGCGATATCGAGGTTCTGGCCTGCCTGACTCCGCTCTACGACGTGGAGCGGTTCGGCGTCATCAACGTGGGCAACCCCAAGCACGCCGACGTGCTCCTGGTCACCGGCACGGTCAACCACCGCAACAAGAAAGTGCTCAAGAACATCTACGACCAGATGCCCGAGCCCAAGGCCGTCATCGCCATCGGCGCTTGCGGCAACTCCGGCGGCGTGTTCCGCGAGGCCTACAATGTCGTGGGCGGCGTGGACAAGGTCATCCCGGTGGACGTCTACGTCCCCGGCTGCCCGGCCAAGCCCGAGGCAATCATCGACGGCGTGGTCGCGGGCCTGGCAAAGTTCGCGCAGAAAGTGGAAGAAGCCTAAGCGGCTTCACACGAGGTATATAATGATAGGTACGATAAAAGACGTGACCCTCGACACCATTGTCGGCGAGGTCATGAATATGAAGAACGATGGTCAGCGGCTGGTCACCTACTCCACCTACGAGGCGGGGGAAGGCAAGATCGGCATTCTGTACCACTTCGACAAGAATCTGGAAACTTCCCACCTGCGGCTCGTGGCCGACATGGACAAGCCCATTCCGAGCGTGTCCGGCGTCTACTTCGCCGCCCTGCTGGTGGAAAACGAAATCCGCGACCAGTGGGACGTCAAGTTCGACGGCCTGGTCCTCGACTTCAACCGCACGCTCTATCTTGACCCCGAGGTGACCCAGGTTCCCCTGGCTTCCAACGTCAAGATCGCGCCGAAAAAATAGGGGGCTGAAATGGCTACTACCGTAATTCCCTTCGGCCCGCAGCATCCCGTCCTCCCGGAGCCGGTCCACCTGACCCTCAAGGTGGAGGACGAGATCGTCAAAGAGGCCATCCCCGCGCTGGGCTACGTCCACCGCGGCCTGGAGAAGCTGGCCGACATCCGCGACTTCCACCAGATGATCACCGTGTGCGAGCGCGTCTGCGGTATCTGCTCCATGATCCACGGCGCCTGCTACTCGCAGTCCATCGAGGAACTCATGGGCATCGAGATCACCGACCGCGCCAAGCTTTTGCGGGTCATCTGGAGTGAGCTGCACCGCACCCACTCCCACCTGCTGTGGCTGGGCCTCTTTGCCGACGCCTTCGGCTTCGAGTCCCTGTTCATGCAGTTCTGGAAGATTCGCGAGCGCATCATGGACATCAACGAGGCAACCGCAGGTTCCCGCGTCATCGTGTCCGTGAACGTCATCGGCGGCGTGCGCGCCGACCTCTCTCCCGATCAGATCCGCTGGATTCTGTCCGAGATCGACATCGTGGAGAAGGAGACCAAGGCGCTGCAGGACACCATCATGAACGACTACTCGGTCAAGGCCCGCACCGTTGACGTCGGCGTCCTGACCTACGACCAGGCCTACGAACTCGGCGCGGCAGGCCCGACCCTGCGCGGTTCCGGCGTGGCCCAGGACATGCGCATGCTCGGCTACGGCGGTTACGAGTTCCTGGACTTCGAACCGGTCGTGGAGACCTCCGGCGACTGCTGGGCGCGTTCCACGGTCCGTTTCCGCGAAGTGCTCCAGTCCATCGACCTGGTCCGTCAGGCCATCTCCAAGCTCCCCGAGGGCGAGCTGGCAGTCAAGGTCAAGGGCAACCCGCCCGAGGGCGAGGTCTACCACCGGGTGGAGCAGCCGCGCGGCGAGTGCGTCTACTACATCCGCGGCAACGGCACCAAGCATCTGGACCGCTTGCGTATCCGCACCCCCACGTTCGCCAACATCCCGCCGCTTCTGGCGATGATGCCCGGGTGCGAACTGGCCGACGTGCCGGTCAACGTCCTGTCCATCGACCCGTGCATCAGCTGCACGGAACGCTAGGAGGTTCCCATGCTGTTTACACCCACAGTCGTCAAGAACCTGCTCAAGAAGCCCGCGACCCGCAACTATCCGTTCGTGGTCCGCGAGCCGTTCCCCAACTTCCGGGGCGAGTTGGTCATCGACATCGACAAGTGCATCTTCTGCGGCATGTGCTCACGCAAGTGCCCCAGCCAGTGCATCACCGTGGACAAAGAGAAGGGCACCTGGTCCTGCGACCTGCACGCCTGCATCTCCTGCGGCTACTGCCGCGACCACTGCCCGACCAAGTGCCTGACCATGAAGGACACGCACCGCAAGCCGCTCACCGAGCGGACCGTCTGGGTCGAGCAGGGCACGCCGCCCAAGCCCAAGAAGAAAAAAGCCCCCGCCGAGAAGAAGGACGACGAATAGCCTTCCCTCGTGAGGAATAGACAGGAAGCCCCGGAGAGCGATCTCCGGGGCTTCTTCTTTTGCTTCCGCGCTCGCGGCGTCGGGGAAAAGGGGGAGCGGGCGTTTGGCATGGCATGGCGGGGCGGCTCGCCGTCGGTCGCCTCCGGCACCCTGATCGCTCACGGTTTGTATCGGGGGAGGGCGGTAACAGGTCCGTTTTTTTCGGAATCCTGCATTGTGTTTGCGATCGGTTTGGTATAGGCTTTCGTAATATTTACGTATGAATGAATGTTGCATGTCGAGGGTGACATCCTATAGCGAGGTTTGAGATGAAGAAAATTTGTGCGTTGATCATGCTTGTCATGCTGAGCCTGCCGTGCGCGGCGCAGGCCTATTACTTCGAGGTGACGTATTTCAACTCGACCTCGGACGCCCTGTCCAACAATGCATCCTGGGACACCCATGGCGACCAGGTGGATTTCGTGGCAAACGGCATGGATTCCGACAGCAGCTACAGCGGACAGGTCACGGCCCAATTCGTCCTGTACTCGGACTATGGCCGCAACATCGTCACCGGCGTGAACGCCACCCTGACGGACATCTCCAACTACTTCGCCTACACGCCGGACACGCCCTACCTGTCCGTGACCAGCACGTTCGATCTTTCCGAGCCCATGGGAGAGTGGGTTTCCGTGCTGTCGGATACCTACTCCGAAGAGATTTCCGCCGGGGGCAGCTCCCTGTCGGCGACCAGCCTCGAGTATTACGACCTGATGCTCATCACCGGCATGACGTACCAGCTGGTGTTCACCTATGAGAGCATGTCGACCGGCCCGTTCTCGACGGCCAACCGGGAGATTTCCATCGACATCAATCAGGAAGACATGCCCACGCCCATCCCCGGCGCTGTCTGGCTGCTGGGCACCGGCCTGGTCGGCCTGGTCGGCCTGCGCAGGAAGCTCGGTTAGCCCTTTCCGGAACAAATGAAACAAAACCCCGACTCCTTGGAGCCGGGGTTTTTCGTGTCCATGATAGGCCGTTATAGCATGGGCGGCTAGAACTTCTCGAAGTCGTTGTCGTCCGAGTCGTACAGTTCCAGGTCTATGCCGCCCTCGTCCGGTTGCGAAGTGGCTTGGGGCAGCGGTTGCGGGGGGCGGGCCGGGGCCATGCGGGTGGTCGTGGTCGGGGGCCGTTGCGTCCTGCGGCGGCCCTGGGTCTGGTTTACCTTGAAGAAGGAGATGATCTGCTGCAAACCATGTGCTTGGTTGGCCAGATCCGCCGAAGTGGAGGCCATCTCCTCGGAAGCCGAGGCATTTTGCTGGACCACCTGGTCGAGTTGCTGCAGGGCTGAATTGATCTGCTCGGCCCCGGTGTACTGCTCGTTGCCCGCCGTTGTAATTTCCTGGATCAGTTCGGCGGTCTTCTCGATGTCCGGGACCATTTCCTT belongs to Pseudodesulfovibrio portus and includes:
- a CDS encoding 4Fe-4S binding protein; protein product: MLFTPTVVKNLLKKPATRNYPFVVREPFPNFRGELVIDIDKCIFCGMCSRKCPSQCITVDKEKGTWSCDLHACISCGYCRDHCPTKCLTMKDTHRKPLTERTVWVEQGTPPKPKKKKAPAEKKDDE
- a CDS encoding NADH-quinone oxidoreductase subunit B family protein, with amino-acid sequence MFGSFIKKSRAKSPWIMHFDCGSCNGCDIEVLACLTPLYDVERFGVINVGNPKHADVLLVTGTVNHRNKKVLKNIYDQMPEPKAVIAIGACGNSGGVFREAYNVVGGVDKVIPVDVYVPGCPAKPEAIIDGVVAGLAKFAQKVEEA
- a CDS encoding respiratory chain complex I subunit 1 family protein, which gives rise to MDTLILVIIGLVAGPILGGLIAGLDRRVTAWFQSRQGPPIMQAFYDVAKLLGKEKMVVNQWQILCAWVYLIAAATSVALFFAQGDLLLIFFVQAVGAVFLVMGAMAAKSPYSQVGAQRELMQILAYEPVLILVFVGFYLVTGSFSIEAVWSQEMPLLAKMPLLYLALGYALTIKLRKSPFDFSTSHHGHQELVKGVLTEYSGPYLALIEIAHWYETILVLGLCALFWHTNVAWMAVLLVATYMLEILVDNTMARMTWRWMLKRVWVLGMGMSVVNLIWLYAG
- a CDS encoding NADH-quinone oxidoreductase subunit C, whose amino-acid sequence is MIGTIKDVTLDTIVGEVMNMKNDGQRLVTYSTYEAGEGKIGILYHFDKNLETSHLRLVADMDKPIPSVSGVYFAALLVENEIRDQWDVKFDGLVLDFNRTLYLDPEVTQVPLASNVKIAPKK
- a CDS encoding hydrogenase large subunit, with protein sequence MATTVIPFGPQHPVLPEPVHLTLKVEDEIVKEAIPALGYVHRGLEKLADIRDFHQMITVCERVCGICSMIHGACYSQSIEELMGIEITDRAKLLRVIWSELHRTHSHLLWLGLFADAFGFESLFMQFWKIRERIMDINEATAGSRVIVSVNVIGGVRADLSPDQIRWILSEIDIVEKETKALQDTIMNDYSVKARTVDVGVLTYDQAYELGAAGPTLRGSGVAQDMRMLGYGGYEFLDFEPVVETSGDCWARSTVRFREVLQSIDLVRQAISKLPEGELAVKVKGNPPEGEVYHRVEQPRGECVYYIRGNGTKHLDRLRIRTPTFANIPPLLAMMPGCELADVPVNVLSIDPCISCTER
- a CDS encoding VPLPA-CTERM sorting domain-containing protein; translation: MKKICALIMLVMLSLPCAAQAYYFEVTYFNSTSDALSNNASWDTHGDQVDFVANGMDSDSSYSGQVTAQFVLYSDYGRNIVTGVNATLTDISNYFAYTPDTPYLSVTSTFDLSEPMGEWVSVLSDTYSEEISAGGSSLSATSLEYYDLMLITGMTYQLVFTYESMSTGPFSTANREISIDINQEDMPTPIPGAVWLLGTGLVGLVGLRRKLG